A genomic region of Castor canadensis chromosome 16, mCasCan1.hap1v2, whole genome shotgun sequence contains the following coding sequences:
- the LOC109683039 gene encoding ras-related protein Rab-18, with translation MDEDVLTTLKILIIGESGMGKSSLLLRFTDDTFDPELAATIGVDFKVKTISVDGNKAKLAIWDTAGQERFRILAPSYYRGAQGVILVYDVTRRDTVVKLDNCLSELEMYCTRNDIVNMLVGNKIDKENRKRQVQKPVMVYSVPLRILLKRLFRHPDCGKVRTRTKVSNCRTGKRAMVEEPVVAIILCYKLWEIPPLAYLIR, from the exons ATGGACGAGGACGTGCTGACCACTCTGAAGATCCTCATCATTGGCGAGAGTGGGATGGGCAAGTCCAGCCTGCTCTTGAGGTTCACAGATGATACTTTTGATCCAGAGCTTGCAGCAACAATAGGTGTTGACTTTAAGGTGAAAACAATTTCAGTGGATGGAAATAAGGCTAAACTTGCAATATGGGATACTGCTGGTCAAGAGAGGTTTAGAATCTTAGCTCCCAGCTATTATAGAGGTGCACAGGGTGTTATATTAGTTTATGACGTCACAAGAAGAGACACCGTTGTTAAATTGGATAATTGTCTGAGTGAATTGGAAATGTACTGTACAAGAAATGACATAGTAAACATGCTAGTTGGAAATAAAATTGACAAGGAAAATCGCAAA AGGCAAGTGCAAAAACCTGTGATGGTGTACAGTGTGCCTTTGAGGATattgttgaaaagattattcaGACACCCAGACTGTGGGAAAGTGAGAACCAGAACAAAGGTGTCAAACTGTCGCACAGGGAAGAGAGCCATGGTGGAGGAGCCTGTGGTGGCTATTATTCTGTGTTATAAACTCTGGGAAATTCCACCTCTTGCATATTTGATCAGATAG